From Juglans regia cultivar Chandler chromosome 6, Walnut 2.0, whole genome shotgun sequence, the proteins below share one genomic window:
- the LOC108988710 gene encoding cytochrome P450 81C13-like translates to MENLFSYLAFFFFFIILIIKLLYQYPNPNLPPSPFSLPIIGHFHLLKQPIYRSLETLSLKYGPVLFLKFGSRPVLVVSSPSMVEECFAKNDIIFANRPRTMAGDILTYNSIVVAWTPYGHLWRNLRRIVNLHIFSKKSLQNFSIIREEEVYSLLRMVFKVSKSDPQKVEFRYFSSLLMFNVIMRMVTGKPCVGEEAASTDLGKQQLKDIKGIIFAFLSMNICDHFPILRWVGFKGLEKSMVRLQWKRDRFLTKWIEEIKQMKTNHSKNEKRTLIESLLSLHDSESEFYSDVVVKSIVLVMFTAGTDTTATTMEWAMSLLLNHPEVLQKVKAEIVNQVGHGRLLNDSDLDKLPYLRSVVNETLRLYPPTPLLLPHCSAEDCTVGGYTVPKGTTLLVNAWTVHRDPKHWEEPNSFKPERFEGFNGEREGFRFLPFGIGRRACPGAGMAQRVILLGLGALIQCFDWERLDKETVDMNPASGYLLSKEKPLEALCSPTHSMENLLSQH, encoded by the exons ATGGAAAACCTGTTCTCATAccttgctttcttcttcttcttcattattCTTATCATCAAACTTCTATACCAGTACCCCAACCCTAATTTACCTCCAAGTCCATTTTCTCTCCCAATAATTGGCCACTTCCATCTCCTTAAACAACCTATATACCGAAGCCTAGAGACCCTATCCTTGAAATATGGTCCtgtcttatttcttaaattCGGTTCTCGGCCTGTCCTCGTCGTATCTTCTCCTTCGATGGTGGAAGAATGCTTCGCCAAGAACGACATTATATTTGCAAATCGTCCCCGCACCATGGCTGGTGATATTTTGACTTACAACTCAATTGTTGTAGCTTGGACTCCATATGGCCACTTGTGGAGGAATCTCCGACGTATCGTCAACCTCCATATCTTTTCTAAGAAAAGCCTCCAAAACTTTTCCATTATCCGGGAAGAAGAAGTTTACTCCCTTCTTCGCATGGTGTTCAAAGTCTCGAAAAGCGATCCACAAAAAGTAGAGTTCAGGTATTTTTCTTCACTTCTAATGTTCAATGTTATCATGAGAATGGTCACTGGAAAGCCATGTGTTGGAGAGGAAGCTGCAAGCACTGATCTGGGGAAGCAACAGCTCAAAGATATAAAGGgtattatttttgcatttttgtcCATGAATATATGTGATCACTTTCCAATTTTGAGGTGGGTTGGTTTCAAAGGGTTGGAAAAGAGTATGGTAAGGTTGCAATGGAAGAGGGATAGATTTTTGACCAAGTGGATTGAAGAGATCAAACAAATGAAGACCAATCATTCAAAAAATGAGAAGAGGACTCTGATTGAATCTCTATTGTCTCTTCATGACTCAGAAAGTGAATTTTATTCCGATGTTGTCGTTAAAAGCATCGTTCTG GTGATGTTCACCGCGGGAACAGATACAACAGCTACAACCATGGAGTGGGCAATGTCACTTTTGCTAAATCATCCAGAGGTTTTGCAGAAGGTTAAAGCGGAGATTGTAAACCAAGTTGGGCATGGGCGCTTGCTGAATGACTCTGATCTTGACAAGCTTCCCTATCTTCGTTCTGTCGTCAACGAGACACTTAGACTCTATCCTCCAACGCCACTTTTATTACCTCATTGTTCTGCAGAAGATTGCACCGTTGGGGGTTATACAGTACCAAAAGGGACAACACTATTGGTGAATGCATGGACTGTGCATCGGGATCCCAAGCACTGGGAGGAGCCCAACAGCTTTAAGCCAGAGAGATTTGAAGGATTCAACGGAGAAAGGGAGGGTTTCAGATTCCTTCCATTTGGGATTGGGAGGAGGGCATGTCCCGGTGCTGGTATGGCCCAACGGGTAATTTTACTGGGCCTTGGTGCACTCATTCAGTGCTTTGACTGGGAAAGGCTTGACAAGGAGACGGTGGACATGAACCCAGCTTCAGGATATCTTCTGTCAAAGGAAAAGCCTTTGGAGGCTCTTTGTAGTCCCACCCATTCCATGGAAAACCTTCTCTCTCAGCATTGA